The genomic interval TTTTAGTATTTTAATTTATGGTCGGTTGTCATGAGTTGCCTATAACAACGCAAACCTCCGCAATTCTCAAGAATTAACCACCTAAGCTAATTATCAAAAGCCACTATCAGATAAATAATTACCAGAATATTTGAACTTGTCCACGAATGCCTGATTAAAATCAGTTTAAGCTAAGTCCACTAAGAAAACCGCTGCTTGACTTCCTGGTCTTTTGAAATTACAAGACTTTTCATCTGCTCCATATAATCCGCCAAATTGGATTGTAAGCCCACATTTTCAAGACTCAGTATTTTACAAGCTAATATGCCAGCATTCTTTGCGCCGTTTAAAGCGACCGTCGCAACCGGAACGCCATTTGGCATTTGCAATATCGACAAAATGGAATCCCAACCATCGATAGAATTACTCGATTTTATTGGAACTCCAATTACAGGCAGGGTAGTGAGTGAAGCAACCATACCGGGTAAATGTGCGGCACC from Saprospiraceae bacterium carries:
- the purE gene encoding 5-(carboxyamino)imidazole ribonucleotide mutase is translated as MKEHPEVGIIMGSDSDLKIMKDAAEILDQFGISYEVRIISAHRTPENMVEYAKTAISRGLKVIIAGAGGAAHLPGMVASLTTLPVIGVPIKSSNSIDGWDSILSILQMPNGVPVATVALNGAKNAGILACKILSLENVGLQSNLADYMEQMKSLVISKDQEVKQRFS